ATGAATACACATATCATGTGACACTCCACAGATTCGTATTCACATTTTCATTTCTACCTATACATAACTTTGTTGTACAACAAAAGTGAAAAAACCAACTCTAAATAACCATCAAACCTAATTATGAAACggttacaaaacaaatattaattaaacaaaacaaaaacacaacaaaaataAGGTGAATAAAAGACTAAGTTGTGCTAGCTAAGTTCTCAACTTTAACTAAAATACCCCATGTAACCATATGAGGCAAAGTATCATGAAGAAAATTAGAAAGCTAACTTCATAATCCCGTTTGATCATTTTGCTTCACCATGAAGATCCTTCTCCTGTATTAGTGAACATCCCACTCCAGTATCCAGTATTAGGGCTTGaagaattattattattatcaccATGACTCTTTTGTTGTTGATTATCATCGTGATCAACTTCTTGTGTTATGCTTGATGTAAGCTCCTTCATTTGATCCCCAAATGGAAACAAAATCCTACCTTGATGATGATCATTATGATCATCAGACCTACTGGTGTTGTGTCCCATCCCTTGATGATGATCAGTAGAGAAAGAGAGGTTACTTGGCTTGTAATCAACCATTGTTGGAAACCCTGAAGAAGTGTACAGCATATTGTTTGATGAATCCAACATTGGACCAGAGGGCATAAATGAGTTGATCCCTGATCTTGAAGAAACATTAGCACCTGTTCTTAAAAGCTCAAGAGCTGAAACAGGAGACGAGGAAGAGCCATAGAGAGACGAAGGCTGCTGATGAGTTATGTTGCCATTTCCTTCCATCTTAGGCATCTGAAGAAACTGAGACATCTGAccacgatgatgatgatgatgttgatctTGCATGACCGGGAACGACAACAAGTTGAGATCTTGTGATGACTCTTTTGATTTATTAGGGATTTGGTTTGAGAAGAGAATTGGTGGGTTTAGATCTGGAAGTGTTGTAGACAAACCAAGTGAGGATGGTGTTGTCTGAAGGATgtttgatgatgaagaagatggccTCTTGTTCTTTTTTGAGCTTCCTCCAACGGGAACATTCCTAAGAGAGCCACCTTCGGTCCAATACCTTCGACAACCTTTGCAGAAGTATCTTGGTTGTGTGAGACTATAGTTGTTGTAGTAACAAAACTTTGTGTTGGTTGAGTTACATCTCGGACAATTTACTTTCTCATGTGGTCTTGCTTTCCTCTCTACTACAACCGCGGTATTATTGTTGTTGCTTACGCCGGAGACGGTGGCTCCTGCGGCTGAGACGCCATTAGATGTGAGAATGGTGTTTGGTCTGGCATCGGGCGTTGCGTTTGATTGATGTGTATTGTTATTAGGAATCATGATTTGCTCCATTGGTTTTACGTGCATCATATCTTGAAACCCCTAGAACATTGAAATTGAAACAACTATAACTCAATAAAGAACACAAAAAGAGCTAATTATGGTTTAATTTTGAAAccctatatttatatatagcaCAACTAGACATAAATTAGATAATAGGCTGACTAAGACATAGACATGTAATAAGTCGCATCATCCTTCTCAAGATCAAACAGAAAAAT
This genomic stretch from Raphanus sativus cultivar WK10039 chromosome 3, ASM80110v3, whole genome shotgun sequence harbors:
- the LOC108844066 gene encoding dof zinc finger protein DOF2.5 isoform X1; translation: MLLYIVNTHHIRMRLLGFQDMMHVKPMEQIMIPNNNTHQSNATPDARPNTILTSNGVSAAGATVSGVSNNNNTAVVVERKARPHEKVNCPRCNSTNTKFCYYNNYSLTQPRYFCKGCRRYWTEGGSLRNVPVGGSSKKNKRPSSSSSNILQTTPSSLGLSTTLPDLNPPILFSNQIPNKSKESSQDLNLLSFPVMQDQHHHHHRGQMSQFLQMPKMEGNGNITHQQPSSLYGSSSSPVSALELLRTGANVSSRSGINSFMPSGPMLDSSNNMLYTSSGFPTMVDYKPSNLSFSTDHHQGMGHNTSRSDDHNDHHQGRILFPFGDQMKELTSSITQEVDHDDNQQQKSHGDNNNNSSSPNTGYWSGMFTNTGEGSSW
- the LOC108844066 gene encoding dof zinc finger protein DOF2.5 isoform X2, encoding MDATKWTQGFQDMMHVKPMEQIMIPNNNTHQSNATPDARPNTILTSNGVSAAGATVSGVSNNNNTAVVVERKARPHEKVNCPRCNSTNTKFCYYNNYSLTQPRYFCKGCRRYWTEGGSLRNVPVGGSSKKNKRPSSSSSNILQTTPSSLGLSTTLPDLNPPILFSNQIPNKSKESSQDLNLLSFPVMQDQHHHHHRGQMSQFLQMPKMEGNGNITHQQPSSLYGSSSSPVSALELLRTGANVSSRSGINSFMPSGPMLDSSNNMLYTSSGFPTMVDYKPSNLSFSTDHHQGMGHNTSRSDDHNDHHQGRILFPFGDQMKELTSSITQEVDHDDNQQQKSHGDNNNNSSSPNTGYWSGMFTNTGEGSSW
- the LOC108844066 gene encoding dof zinc finger protein DOF2.5 isoform X3, whose translation is MLLYIVNTHHIRMRLLGFQDMMHVKPMEQIMIPNNNTHQSNATPDARPNTILTSNGVSAAGATVSGVSNNNNTAVVVERKARPHEKVNCPRCNSTNTKFCYYNNYSLTQPRYFCKGCRRYWTEGGSLRNVPVGGSSKKNKRPSSSSSNILQTTPSSLGLSTTLPDLNPPILFSNQIPNKSKESSQDLNLLSFPVMQDQHHHHHRGQMSQFLQMPKMEGNGNITHQQPSSLYGSSSSPVSALELLRTGFPTMVDYKPSNLSFSTDHHQGMGHNTSRSDDHNDHHQGRILFPFGDQMKELTSSITQEVDHDDNQQQKSHGDNNNNSSSPNTGYWSGMFTNTGEGSSW